The sequence GCCCGTCATGCTGGCACCGCCTCTCGCACGGCCGCCATTTCGGCGACGAGGCCGGCCAGGTTCGCCGCGGCGTCAGGGCGCGCGAGCCGCGCCAGCGCATCGCGCATGCGCTGCAGCCGCTGTCCGTCGGCCAGGAGTGAGGTTATGGTGGGCTCGAGGGCGTGGTCGAGTCGGGCCTGGGGGAGCATGACCGCGGCGCCCTCGCTCTCCAGATAGCGGGCGTTAGGGCTCTGGTCCCAGCCCTCGTACTCGCCGGGGACGAGCACGGCGGGCAGGCGCGTCGCCGGTAGTTCACCGAGAGTCGATGCTCCGGCGCGCATGACCGCGAGGTCGGCTGCTGCCATGGCCAGCGCCATGTCCTCGTGGAGGTAGGAGTACAGCCTCCAGCGTGCGGCGAGCTCCGGCGCCAGCCGCGAGCGCTGGGCCTGGAGCCAGGCCTCGTCGGCCTGGCCGCAGAGATGGACGATCTGGCCTCGCTCGAGGAAGGACGGGGCGAAGGCGGCGATGGCCCTGTTGATCCGGTTGGCGCCGCTGCTCGCGCCCGAGACAAGGAGCACCGGCCGCGCGCGTTCGAGGCCGAAGTGCGAGCGGGCAGCGTCCCTGTCGACGCCGAAGAACTCGGGGCGGACCGGGTAGCCGGTCACGACAGCCTTGCCGCGGGGCACGGACCCGAGGGCAGGCTCGACCGTCACGGCGATGCGGTCGGCGACACGCGCGAGGGCTTTCACGGCCATGCCGGCCTCGACGTCGGGAAGGAAGAGGAGGA is a genomic window of Dehalococcoidia bacterium containing:
- a CDS encoding UDP-N-acetylglucosamine--N-acetylmuramyl-(pentapeptide) pyrophosphoryl-undecaprenol N-acetylglucosamine transferase, coding for LMQRWPVTILYVGVRGKIDQELVAREGIDFKAVTARPLRTGTLPGTARGAASLAAGTAQAVRILRAFSPDIVFATGGYGSAGVGLAAKLLKRPLLLFLPDVEAGMAVKALARVADRIAVTVEPALGSVPRGKAVVTGYPVRPEFFGVDRDAARSHFGLERARPVLLVSGASSGANRINRAIAAFAPSFLERGQIVHLCGQADEAWLQAQRSRLAPELAARWRLYSYLHEDMALAMAAADLAVMRAGASTLGELPATRLPAVLVPGEYEGWDQSPNARYLESEGAAVMLPQARLDHALEPTITSLLADGQRLQRMRDALARLARPDAAANLAGLVAEMAAVREAVPA